ACTGCGAGGGCTTCCACCAGCGGATCGCCGAGGCCGACCTCGACGTCACGACCTACATCGGCGGCAACCTCGCCGTCGGGCAGGACGATTTCGAGGAGACGCGGTCGTTCTTCCGCAAGCTGGGATTCGATCGGGTCTTCGACTCCGAGACCGATCCCGAGGATGCCATCGAGGCCCTGAAGGCCGACCTGGACATGCGCTCGACCGAGAGCGAACAGGAAGGCCAGACCGTTTCGGCCTGATTCGCGCCGCCGCTCGGCGTTATTCTCGCAGCGCGTCTCTCCCTGCAGGATTCTTCTCAGTAAAATCGCTGTTCAAGGCAGTACTCCCCGAGGGAGTTCAGCCCGCCAGCGTCGGCTCTCCGGTTATCGAACGATCGTCACCGGAACCGGCGATCGGCGGGCGACCGTCTCCGCGACGCTCCCGAGGAGAATCCGACTCGCGCCCGTCCGGCCGTGGCTCCCGACGACGATGTGGTCGACGTCGTGTTCGGCGGCGTAGTCGACGATCGACCGTGAGACGCCACCGACGACGTGTTCCGTTTCGATCTCGACGCCGTGTTCGGCAGCCTGCTCCCGTGCCGTCTCGAGAATCCCTTCGGCCCGGTCCTCGTGGTGGCCCTGTATCTCGTCGTAGTTCGCCATCGCGGTCCCCTCGATGCCGCTGACCGCGTAGAAGTCCCCCGGATCGAGGACGTAGAGCGCGGTGATCGTCGCCTCCGGATACTCCGTGCAGGCGAACTCGAGGGCTTCAGTCGACTGCGTCGAATCGTCGACCGCGACGAGAACGTGTTTTGCCATGGGTACCGATACGCCGGCCGCCGAAATAAGTCCACCTCCCGTTCCGACGGGACGGGAGCTTACGCGGCGAGCACTCGTTCGATCGCCGCTCGAATTCTGTCCGGGCCGGGCCGATAGGATTCCTCGCGGGCCGGAAGGGGAACGGGAACGTCGTAGCCCGTCACCCGCTCGATCGGTGCCTCGAGGTGCCAAACGGCCTCGTCGGCGATCCGTGCGGCGATTTCGCCGGCGAACCCGCCCGTCCGCGGGGCTTCGTGGACGACGACGCAGCGACCGGTCTTGCGAACCGACTCGAGCACCGTGTCGGTGTCCATCGGACTGATCGTTCGCAGGTCGATCACCTCGATATCGGCGTCGAGATCGTCGACGGCGTCGTCGACCGCCTGGACCATCGCGCCCCACGCGATGACCGTCGCATCGGTCCCCTGCTCGACCGTGCGCGCCTCACCCAGTGGCACGAGCGTCTCGTCGGGGACTGGCCGCCGAGCGGCCCGGTACAGCGGCATTGGTTCGAAGAAGAGCACCGGATCGGAACTGCGGATCGCCGACCGCAACAGGCCGGCCGCGTCCCGTGCAGTCGACGGAATCGCGACTTTCAGACCGGGAATGTGAGCGTACCCCGCCTCGTAGCTCTCTGAATGGTGCTCGAGGGCTTTCACTCCGAGCCCGTACGGCGCCCGGACGACCATCGGACACGTGATCTTTCCACGGGACCGATGACGGATCCGCGAGAGGTGTTGCTGGATCTGAGCGAACGCCTGGAAGCTAAAGCCAGCGAACTGAATCTCGGCCACCGGCCGATAGCCCGCCGCCGCGAGGCCGACGCCGAGGCCGACGATACCGGCTTCGGCTACCGGCGCGTCGTGAACTCGGTCGGGAAACGAATCGAGGAGTCCTTGCGTCGCCCGGAAAACGCCGCCGTCGACGCCGACGTCTTGCCCGTAGACGAGCACGTCGTCGTCCCGCTCCAGCTCGGCACGGAGCGTTCCCCGGATCGCCTCGACCATGTTCAATCGATCTGCGGTCTCCTCGCCGCCATCGACCGCGTCCTCGCTACTCCCCTCGACTGCGGACGAACCGCCGTCGCCGCGGCTTCCCTCGACGCGAGCCACGGTATAGCCCTCGTCCGCGACGAAGGCGTCGCGCTGGCGCTCGAGGTACGGCGGCCGCTCCTCGTACGCGTAATCGAATAGATCCACCTGATCGGCGTTCGCTTTCGTCTCTCTGGCCGCCTCCAACGACTCCTCGAGATCGGTTTCGATCTCGGCTTCGATCGAGTCGACCGTCTCGTCGTCGAGGATCCCGCGCTCACGCAGGTACCGTTCGAACCGCAAGATCGGATCCAGCGGCTCCCACGACGCTTCTTCCTCGGTGGTTCGATAGACGGAGGGGTCGTCCGCCGTGGTGTGCATCTCCCGCCGGTACGTCGTCGCCTCGATCAGCGTCGGCACGCCGCGACGGGCGCGCTCGAGTGCGTCCCTCGTAACGGTATAGACGGCAAGGATATCGTTGCCGTCGACCTGAATCGGCTCGATGCCTGCAGCGACGGCCTTCTGTGCGAGGGTCGCGGCCCGGGTTTGTTTCGATAGCGGCGTCGAGATCGCGTACTGGTTGTTCTGGCAGAAGAAGACCGTCTGGGCCTCGTATACTCCGGCCAGGTTCATCGCCTCGTAGACCTCGCCCTCGCTCGTGGCACCGTCACCGAAGTAGGTGAGCGCCACCGAATCGGTCTCCTTCATCGCTTCCGCCCAGCCGATCCCCGCGGCGTGCAGCGGCTGCGTCCCGACGGCGATGGAGGGCGGCATCATCGGAACGTCGTCGGGCGGTTCGCCGCCCTCCTCGAGCCCCATCGCGTACTCGATGATCTCCCGTGCGGACCCGCCGCGGGCCAGCGCCGACGGATGCTCGCGGAAGGCGGGCACTGTCCAGTCGTCTTCGCTCAGCGCGGCGGTGCTCCCGACCTGCGCCGCCTCCTGGCCCGTGGCAGGTGCGAACGTCCCGAGTTCGCCCCGTCGCTGGAGGGCGATTATTCGGCCGTCGAGTCGCCGCGACCGCTTCATCGTGCGATACCATTCGAGCAGGCGCTCGTCGGCGATCTCTGGCTCGAGCGATTCGTCGACGCGGCCGTCCTGATCGAGTATCTCGACGCGGTCGATCGAGAAGGTAGCGACCGTGGAACGTGGCATACGGCTGGTACCACGCTCGTACACTTAGTGCCGCCCGCGGCTATCGCGGGTCAGAGGCGGCGACGGCCGGTCGATCCGCTATCGGGTCACGGCACGGCGGCTCTCGGCTCGTAACGGGTACAGAAAAATCGGCGTGAAATCGTTGCGTCGACTGCCCGCGTTACTTCGCGCGACCCTGACCGCCGTTGTTGGACGGTCGGACCTTCTCCGCACCCTTGCCGCGGGTGTTGAGCCCACGGTTCGCCTTGCCGGCGTTAGTGAGGCCACGGAACGCGCGGTTCGTGTGATCGTCGCTACAGATCCAGTTGAGGTCGTCGTCGTTCTCGATCGCGGGGTGGTTCGGATCGACGAGGATCATTTCGAACCACTTCTGGCTGCCGTCTTCCCCGACCCAGTAGCTGTTGAGCACGCGCATGTTGGGGTACTTCCGGGAGACGCGCTCTTCGCCGATGCGCTGGATGTTCTTGCGGCGCCCGATGCGGTTGACACCCTGGCGCTTCGAGCGCCGACCGGCTTTGTGTCGCTGCTTCCGGGCGGTCCCTTTCCGGACCGAAACCCGGGTCACGATGATGCCCTGTTTGGCCTTGTAGCCGAGTTCGCGTGCCTTGTCGAGGCGCGTCGGGCGATCGATCCGTTCGATCGCACCCTGGTCGCGCCACTCCTGCTTGCGCTGCCACTGCAGCTCCCCGAGCTTGCCGTCGTCGGGGTCCTTCCATGCGTCCTTGATGTGGGAATAGAAGCTTTTTGCCATTGTATTCACCCGCGGGCGTTTGCTGGTTCAATCCCGACCGGGGCACGTGCCCCGCGGATCACATCCCGACCTGTGACCGGCTGTCGTACAGGTGCCCGCTGATGCCCGCGAACCAGCGAGTCTACTCACTCTTCCCAACTCTCGAGTATAAGGGCTTCGAACTTCGGGGATGTGTCGATACGAGAGGTCCGCTTTGGGTGATCGGCCGACCGACTCGCGTGGCTCGCTATCGCACCGGTGCGCGTTCGCGGACGCCGCTCGGCGTGATTCCGTTCACCGTCGCGAAGACGCCACCCAGCACCAGCCCGTAGACGAGGTGCCCGAAGCCGAACAGGAGCGCGCTGAACAGTTCCGCCGTGGTTCCCGCGATCGGCAGGAACGGCACCGGTAACGCCGCGACGCCGGCCCGCTCCATCGCCAGCGGGAACAGGACGCCGCCGGCGAAGAGCCCGAGGATCGCACCGAAAACGAGCCCCGCGATGACGTAGTCGCTGAAATCGTCCATCAGCTGTTGGACCGCGTTCCTCGAGGCGATGGCGGCGAACAGCAGACCGAACCCGATACTCAGCATGAGGTGGATGGTCCAGCCGACGCCGACCGCCGTGCCGGGTTCCGTCGCGAGCCCGCCGAGCAGCTCGATCTGGTTCCCGCCGAAGTGAAGGACGAGTCCCATGGCGATTCCGGCGACCAGTCCACCGGTGACGCCGCCTCCCCAGACACCGACGCTGTCGAGACTATGCATGTCAGTACCACTCATATGGGTGGGTACGACTTCGACTGTCATCAGTCCTACCATTGGCAATTTTCAGTGAGAGTAGAGCGGGCCGATAGGTCTACCGTCGTATCTGCCATCCGTTCGAGCAGTCTCCGCTCTTCGCGGAACAACGCCCGAATTGGTATATCGTTATGTAATTTATGATATCGATTGTCGCCTGTTCCCGCCGAAGCGAGTGAATACGACTGCTGACTCTCGACACGCTCGATCCGTGACCGAGGTGGTCGTAGAACTGGAATCTCTGCGCATACGGAGCAGCTAGGGGACGTGAAAGCGGGTGACACGAAACGGGGCCTTTTCAAGACAGTTCGAAATGTCGACGCTATCGCTCAACGAACGAAACAGAGAAGACCGCTGTCGATGCAATTCTGCCGGAATCGATGTGCTCCTATGCGGTCTCTCGAGACAAAGACCTCAAACGTGGGCCCCGAGCGATTCGAACGATTCGTCCTCGATAACGCGAGCGAGCTCGTCGCTCTCGAGTTCGTCGGGGACGTGCTGGGGGTACTTCCGACGGAAGTAGCCCACGATGTTCGTCAGGTCGCGCCGGAGGAACTCGCTCGCGTTCTCGTGATCCGTCGGCACGGCCTGGGGCCAGTCGAAGATCTTCACTCCCTCCTCGTTGACGAAGACGTTGTACTCGCTCATGTCCGCGTGGACGTACCCCTTCGCGTACGCGCGCGCCATCTCGGAGATCAGCAGTTCGAGGACGCCCAGCACCTGTTCGTCCTCGAGTCGGGTCTGGGAGAGCTCGACGCCGTCCATCTTCTCCATGACGATGGCGTGGCGGTTCTGGCCGATCGGCTGGGGCACCGCGACGTCGGGGTAGAGCTCCTCGAGAATGTCGTGTTCGCGCTCGGCGGCCTTCCGCGCGGTGTACATCCAGGAGACGTGATCGTTCTCGGCGGTGTAATCCCGTTCCTTGTGGACCTTCCGGAAGTTCGTATACCCTTCGCGGTGATACTTCAGTGCCAGCGGTTTGTACGATTTGACCTCGTAGACGTCGCTTTCCTTGCCGACGCCCAGCGGGGAGCCGAACTCGGAGATCGTGTCCTGTTCGACGAGCGCTCGTAGGGCTAGGACGTCGTACCCCTCGAACTGGAGGGTGTACCCCTCGTACTGGATCGTCTTCTTCTCGACTAACCCGCGCTTGAGACAGCGCTCGAGCCGATAGTCGACCTCCTCCGCAGTCATGTTGGCGAACTTCGGGAGCTTCTCGCGCTGGACCCATTCGGAGAACCGCATTCCCTGTTCGACCCCCGAGAGGAGATAGAAGTCTTCCTCGTCGAGTTCCGGGAGCAACCCGGCGACGTTTCGCACCATAGGCGTGGGTAGCCGGTGAGTACGTAAAAACGGCGTGACGGGCGGCGGCGAAACCGCGCTGTGGAGGTTGCCGCGACTCATAGACCTCCCGGGGGACCCCTGTCTCGTTTTGTTGTCGACTCGAGGCAGACCAACGTGATCGAAACGCACTAATAAATCATATACTACTATATCGAAGGTGGGGTTGCAGCACACTTCTTCGAAGGGGAGTCCCTCGCGCCCACTACGGACGACTCGCAGCAAATTTGCAGGAGCTCTGAGCAGACAGTAACAGACCGCCATTTATTTCGAATCGGTTTTGGTTCAGTAGAAACCTTGGATGAACGTGCCTCATTCAGCCCTTCGCCGAACGATACGGCGTTGTACAGCGATTCTCGTGATCGTTCTCGTGTCGATACTGTTTCAGCTTCAGGACTTCTCGGGATATTATGGAGAAGGTTCTAACCCGTTACCGGCGGCCCTCTTTCTTGCTGCTCTCCTCTATCTGTTCGTAAGCTTCGCATTGTCCGTTTTTCGTCGCGTCGAGTCACTCCCTGACCCTGCAGAGCAACGGCTGTAATCGGTGATGCCGTCCGAATGGGTTGTGGGAGCGTATCGATCGAAGAATCGAGCCCCGATATCGGAGTGGCCCACGCCGCGAGCACTTGTCCCTGACAACTGCCTCGATGACATCTTAGCGGATCCGTCAGTGCTATCCGCCTAGACGATCGATCCTGTGTAGTCAGGTACCCCTCCGAACGGCCGTCCGCGGCACAGCGACGGAATCACTTTCAGCCTCGTCCGCATGGACTCGCATATGACAGCACTGACGGACCGGGACTGGCGGCTGATCCGGGACGAGCCTCGCGACGGAGCGACGCAGATGGCACTCGAGGAAGTCGCCGCGCGAACGGTGCTCGAGGACGACGTTCGAACCGTCCGTACGTACTCGTGGGAGCCGAGCACGCTCTCGCTGGGGTATCGACAGGACGCCGATACCGTCGACTGGGAGTTTTGCGAACGGGAGGGGATCGACGTTACCCGGCGGCAGACCGGCGGCGGCGGGATCTATCACGACCGCTACGCCGACATTTCCTACACCATCGTCGCCCCGGCCGACGAGGTCCCGGGGAACCTGATGGATTGTTACGAACTGTTCTGCGAACCGATCCTCGAGGCGTTCGACCGGCTGGGCGTCGACGCCGCCTTCGCGTCGGCCGAACAGGAGGCTATCTACCAGCCTTCCTGCTATCTGCGGGACATCAACCCGGCTCACGACATCGTCGGTCCGTCGGATGCGGACGGGGAAGCCGAGAAGATCAGCGGCAACGCGCAGTATCGCCAGCGCGACGTCGTCATCCAGCACGGTTCGATCAGTTACGCCCTCGAGCCGCGGGCGCACGTCGGGGTCTTCGACGCGGCTATCGACGAATCGACGTTCGTCGATCGAGTGACGAGCATCCGCGACGAAGCGGGGATCGACCGCGCCGACGCGGTGGAGACGATCGCGGGGGCGCTGCGGGAGTGGTGTGACGCGGACGAATCGAGCTGGAAGGGCGACGAACTCGAGGCCGCTCGCGAGCTCGCCGACCGGAAGTTCGGCGCCGACGCGTGGGTTCGGGATCGGGAGGTGCTCGAGACTGGCGAGCAGTGACTCGGTCGAACGATTCCCGCCGGCTCATACCCCTTCGAGTGTCCGCTGCGGTGGCGCGTGCTGAGTGACGGTTCGTCGACGACGGACCGTCGCTCGAACGCGCGCGAGGGACGAGGGAGCGAAGCGACCGAGTCGGTTGGGGAGGGCGTGGTTTTACTCGTTGTCAAAAGTAGATGTCCCGATTGTCTCGCTGACGGTTTGACGGATACGGTCGGCTCCGTTCTTGCTGGCAACGGGGAGTAGCCACTTCCTCCCCAGCCGACTCGCTCCCCGCGGTCGCTCACTCGCCCCTCGCACGAATTCGCGCTGCGGTTCACTCGCCGTTCACCGCAGCACAGCGCGCGCCACTGTACGGCTATTCGATGGAGATACCGGCCGGATGCACGTCGCTCCGACATACCTATCACGAACCGGTACTGACGAGTGGCCATGAAGGTCGGCGCACACGTTTCGATCTCCGGTTCGCGCGTCTCGTCCGACGAGGAAACACCGCCGTACGACGACATCCGTAACGCGGTCCACCGCCAGCTCGCGTTCGGCGGGAACTGCGGACAGGTGTTTACCACCTCGCCGCAGGTCTGGGCACAGCCCGAGATCAGCGACGAGGCGGCCGAGGGCTTTCGAGAAGAGACCGACGAGCGACTCGAGGGGCCGTGGGTGATCCACTCTTCCTACCTCGTGAACCTCTGTACGCCCAAGGACGACCTCCGGCGGAAGTCCAAAGAGAGCATGCAAGCGGAACTCGACGCCGCGGACCGGCTCGGGATTCCGTACGTAAACGTCCACCTCGGCGCCCATACCGGCGCCGGCGTCGACGGCGGCCTCGACAACGCCGCGAGCCTCGTCGACGAACTCGAGGTTCCCGACGACGTGCGGATCCTCATCGAGTCTGACGCGGGCAGCGGGACGAAACTGGGCGGCGAGTTCGAACACCTCGCGGGGATCATCGACCGAACGGATACGGACATCGGCATCTGTATCGACACCGCCCACACGCTGGTCGCCGGCAACGATCTCACGACGCCCGAGGCGGTCGACGAGACCGTCGGCCGCTTCGACGACGAGGTCGGGCTGGAGTACCTCGAGTACATCCACCTCAACGATTCGAAACACGACGTCGGCACTCACAAGGACGAACACGCCCACATCGGCGAGGGCTACATCGGCGAGGACGGCATGAAGGCGATCGTCAACCATCCCGATCTGCGTGACCTGCCCTTCGCCCTCGAGACGCCCACGGAGGACGGTCGCGGCTTCGCGTGGAACATCGAGAAAGTCAGGGAACTGCGAGACGACGAGTAACGGTGCGGAGATCTCGTCTCGAGAAACCGACCCGTTTTTACTCGAGACGCCGCTACTGAGCCCCGTGCGCGAGTTCTCCGAATCCTACCTCAGTCGGACCCGCGAGGGGATGTGGGCCGACTCCCGCGACGCGCTCGAGCCGCTGGCACTCGAGTCCCGCGACCGAATTCTCGACGTGGGCTGTGGGACCGGCGAACTGAGCCGCGTCCTCGCGGCGGAGTCGCCGGGCGAGGTGATCGGCTGCGACGCCGATACCGACCTGCTCGGAGCCGCCGGCGAACACGTCCCGGTCGTCGCCGGAGATGCCTTTCAACTCCCCTTCCCCGACGACACCTTCGATCTCGTCGTCTGTCAGGCGCTGCTGATCAACCTGCCCGAGCCGGCGGCCGCGCTCACCGAGTTCGCTCGCGTCTCGAGGGACCTCGTCGCGGCCGTCGAACCGAACAACGCCGCCGTCGAGATCGACTCGAGCGTCGACGCGGAACGGGCCCTCGAGCGTCGGGCGCGCCGGGCCTACCTCGACGGCGTGAATACCGACGTTGCGCTCGGTGCCGACGCCGGCGACGCCTTCGAGACCGCCGGGCTCGAAGTGATCCAAACCCGCCGGTACGACCACGTTCGGACGATCGAACCGCCGTACGGCAAACTCGCACTGGTCGCGGCCCGCCGCAAAGCGACCGGTGCGGGGCTGACTGACGATCGGGAGACGCTGCTCTCGGGCGGGCTGACCGAGACGGAGTACGACGAGCTCCGGAGTTCGTGGCGGGAGATGGGACGGACCGTCGTCGACCAGATGGAAACGCGGGAGTACCGCCGCGAGGAAGCGGTCCCGTTTTTCGTTACCGTCGGTCGAGTCGACTGATCCGCCGTCGATTCGACGGAGATGAACGGTCGGAGACGCTCCGTCACCACGGACGGAGGGCACGCAATACGCTGCCGACGACTCCGCCGACGAGGCCGTCGACGGCGGTCAACAGCGAGAAGGCAAGTACGATCAGGAGGACACTCGGCAATCCGAGTCCCGACAGCATCGGACTGATCGGGCCGATGGAGGAAAACACCAGCAGCGGCGGTTCGTTGTACAGGCCGAGCAGGGCGCCGAGGAAGGCCGTTATCGTCCCTGCGACCGCGCCGACGAGCGCACTCGCGATCACGGCGTGAACGATGCCGGACGTGATCCGTCTGGCGGCGTACGCGCCGATAAACCCGGCGACGACGCCGCCGCCGATGCGAGTGAGCAGCGGGACCATCAGCGCGTTGAGATTCACGAGGACCCCGGCGACAGTGGCTCCGAGAACGATCCACGTGTCGATCGCATCAGCCGACAGCGTCCCCGCGTCGACATCGATCACCTCGTAGTCGCTCATGGCTGTGTTCGGTCGGTCACCGACCTCCCGTGTCGATGGCCGGGGTCTCCACTACTGGGTGGCCTCGGTCCCTCTCCGTACGGTTTTGGACGAACACCGGTGGGAGGCAGTTCACAGCGTTCGTCGCCGGGTTCGGACCCGAGAACGCACTCGAGGGAGTGGCGTTCGATCACGGATACACGAGACGCATCGCTGTCCGACGTGCGTCGACCGCGGATATCGACGGTGCGAGCGAGCCGACGGACTCGTATCATGTCTTAGACCGTTCGTTCGGGGTCGGTTGGTTCGGTGTCACTCGTCGGATTCCCTTCCGGTAATGGCCTCGACGCTGGTTCGAAGACGGCTACTGACCGCCCCGGCGACGTCACGCAACTGCTCGAGCAGACGGCTACGGGCGGTCTCCACTTTGCCCGGTTCCGACGCGTCGTCTTCGTCGTCGCGGTCGCCGGCCGGCTTCCACGCGAAACAGAGGTTGCCGCCGATGATGCCGAACAGCATGCCGAACAACAGCCCGCCGAGCGACCCGAACAGCGAGAGAATCGACAGAACCACGCCGACGACGCCGGCTTCCCGGGAGTGTTCGGGCTTGTACAGCGCGTATACTCCGGAGAGGAAGACGAACACGCCGAAGGTTGTTCCAATCACGAGAAAGCCCGTCATCCCTCCGCCGATAAAGAGGAGATCGGGGAGGATCTGCATCGGTACCCAGGCGATGAGTATGCCGGCCAGACAGAGCAAGACGCCGCCCAGAAACGGACGCTGGGAGCGCCAGACGTTGAATCGGTTCCATCGGGTACCGAAGCCGGTGGTGAGCTGATCCCACTGGCTCTCGAATCGGGTCGGTTGATTTCCAGCGTCGTCCTGGCCGTTTTGTGTGGCCATCGGTAGTCACCCGTCGGGGTTGTAGTCCAGATCGACGCTGAGACCGGGGAGGCTGATCTCGTTCGAAGCGAGATAGACCATCTCGATCTCGACGTCTTCCTGCACCATGCCGGGGCTCTCTCCTTCGATATCGGTGAGATAGCCGTCTTCGGGATCTGCGTTCTCGCCGGCGGTCTGGACGAACTGTCGTTCGGGATTCTCGTGTGGTTGAGCGTTAATGACCTGGCCGTTGAACTTCGCGTTCTCCGCGTGCAGGCCGGTGAGTTTGATATACTGTTGATCAGCCTCGACCGTCTCGTCGGCGGTAAACGAAATCTCCATCGTGCCCTCCATCATCGGTACCGCCTGTTCTCTCGTTAATCGGAGTCCGTCGATCTCGACGCCGCGCTGTTCGGCGACCATCACTGGAGTCGAGCCCGCATCGTTCTCTCCGGCACTCGGGTAAAAGCGGAATTCGTCGGATCTGATCTCGTCGGCCTCGACGGTAAATCCGTTGCCGCTTGCAAGTGGTGCGGCGTACGCCGTTCCCGACGACAGAATAACGGCCCCGACTAACGCGACGACGAAAAGTGACACACCGGTCCCACCCGCTAACCGTTTCGTATCGTACATCTGTTATTTTCTCTCAGTGCGTCGTTCTCCGGTCTCTGATCGTTTCCCCGGACGCTGCCCAGTATTCGTTTCGAATCGGCGCAAGCGGTGTCGTATCATGCGTGTCACAGAAACACACCCAACACGGTTTCCAATCATTTTAGCTCCTCGTATGCGGGGGCATTTATACGAAGGCTGACCGCAATAATCGTCTCAGGGATACTGTTCCGACTCGGCGTCTCTCAACGGACCTGATCGCAAACCGAGCGAACCGTTCGTCAATAAAGCCGCGTGGAAACGCGGGAAAAGTACTATTGGCGGATGCCGCACCTGTCGGATCATGCATACACGACGGTTCGATACCGACGAGATCGTCGCCTTCTACAACGATACCGCGTGGGAATATCGCGTCCTCTGGAGCGATTCGAATCTCCACTACGGGTTCTACGACGACGACTCCACGTCCCATCAGAGAGCCATGGAGAACTCCAACAGCGTGTATGCCGACAAACTCGAGGTCGACGAGACGGCGACGGTGTTGGATATCGGGACCGGACGCGGCGGATTTCCGACCCGCGTCGCGGCCGAATACGGCGCCGAGGTTCACGGCATCGACATCGTCCCCCATCTCGCGCACGTCAGCGAGTTTCGGGCGATGCTCGAGGACCTCGGATTCGCGAACGTGACGTTCGAGGATCACTACGAGCGAATCATTCCGTCGTCGCGACGCCAGCGGTGGCTCTCGCGTGCCGTGACACCCCTACTCAGGATCGCGTCCGCAACCGGTCTCAAGAACGACTCGTCGGTCGAGCAGGGCGTCACGCTCTACTATCAGTACGAAATCATCGAACGGGGTATCGCCGTCCACGGCGACTTTACTGCCGACCTTCCCGAATAGACCGTTCCGACGACAGTCTTACTCACGCTTTCGAACAGCAATCGTATCGAAATTAGCCGTCTGTATCCGGCTCTATTTTAATATGCTATCGTATATTTATAACATTAATTATGGACGATACGAAAAAGCACGTTCACACTGTGGAGGTCGTCGTACGATGAGATACGCGAAGTGCATCATTATTCCTGATGATGCGGGACTCCATCCCGTCGATCGGCGGATCGCGAACCACCCGGATATCAGCCGTGACCTTCTGCACAACGTCAATCTCCTCGCCGACGAATCGATCGTCACGATTTACCAATTCTCGGGCGACAGGGGTGCCCTCGAGTCGATCCTGGAGGAATCACCGATGGTACACAAGTACCAGCTCTCGGGAGTAGACGACGCCATACACGCCTACATGCACGTCGAGGCCGACGACAGGCTCGTCAGCCTGTTGAGCATGCTCAAGAAGTTCGAGTTCATATTCGATACGCCGATGGAGTTCACGCGGCGCGGGGGATTACGTGTCACGGTGATCGGCGACGTCCAAAGCTTTCAGAAGGCGATTCCCGACGTTCCTGATGGGATTCGACTCAAACTGCTCAAAACCGGGAGTTACGAACCGAATACGGATCGACTGTTCTCTCAGCTCACCGACCGCCAACAGGAGATTCTGCAGACCGCCGTCGATATGGGCTACTACGACGTGCCGCGGGCGGTGACGCACGACGATATCGGTGACGAACTCGGCTGTACCGGGGGGACGGTCGGCGGCCACCTGCGGAAAATCGAGTCGACGCTGCTCTCACAGATCGTTCCGTGAGGGGCAGTTCTCACCGCACGGGGCTCGAACGTCGCGAAAAGGACCTCGCCACACCGGACGA
This portion of the Natrinema salinisoli genome encodes:
- a CDS encoding DUF6114 domain-containing protein, whose translation is MATQNGQDDAGNQPTRFESQWDQLTTGFGTRWNRFNVWRSQRPFLGGVLLCLAGILIAWVPMQILPDLLFIGGGMTGFLVIGTTFGVFVFLSGVYALYKPEHSREAGVVGVVLSILSLFGSLGGLLFGMLFGIIGGNLCFAWKPAGDRDDEDDASEPGKVETARSRLLEQLRDVAGAVSSRLRTSVEAITGRESDE
- a CDS encoding class I SAM-dependent methyltransferase codes for the protein MREFSESYLSRTREGMWADSRDALEPLALESRDRILDVGCGTGELSRVLAAESPGEVIGCDADTDLLGAAGEHVPVVAGDAFQLPFPDDTFDLVVCQALLINLPEPAAALTEFARVSRDLVAAVEPNNAAVEIDSSVDAERALERRARRAYLDGVNTDVALGADAGDAFETAGLEVIQTRRYDHVRTIEPPYGKLALVAARRKATGAGLTDDRETLLSGGLTETEYDELRSSWREMGRTVVDQMETREYRREEAVPFFVTVGRVD
- a CDS encoding SAM-dependent methyltransferase; amino-acid sequence: MHTRRFDTDEIVAFYNDTAWEYRVLWSDSNLHYGFYDDDSTSHQRAMENSNSVYADKLEVDETATVLDIGTGRGGFPTRVAAEYGAEVHGIDIVPHLAHVSEFRAMLEDLGFANVTFEDHYERIIPSSRRQRWLSRAVTPLLRIASATGLKNDSSVEQGVTLYYQYEIIERGIAVHGDFTADLPE
- a CDS encoding helix-turn-helix domain-containing protein, which encodes MRYAKCIIIPDDAGLHPVDRRIANHPDISRDLLHNVNLLADESIVTIYQFSGDRGALESILEESPMVHKYQLSGVDDAIHAYMHVEADDRLVSLLSMLKKFEFIFDTPMEFTRRGGLRVTVIGDVQSFQKAIPDVPDGIRLKLLKTGSYEPNTDRLFSQLTDRQQEILQTAVDMGYYDVPRAVTHDDIGDELGCTGGTVGGHLRKIESTLLSQIVP
- a CDS encoding DUF6230 family protein: MSLFVVALVGAVILSSGTAYAAPLASGNGFTVEADEIRSDEFRFYPSAGENDAGSTPVMVAEQRGVEIDGLRLTREQAVPMMEGTMEISFTADETVEADQQYIKLTGLHAENAKFNGQVINAQPHENPERQFVQTAGENADPEDGYLTDIEGESPGMVQEDVEIEMVYLASNEISLPGLSVDLDYNPDG